The Anaerolineae bacterium genome segment GCCCGCACACATACATGCGGACTTCGCCGGGGACCAGGGTTTCAAAAGGTTCCTTTTTCCGCGTCAACGCGTTGTAGACCATCAAAGCCATACACGACCTCCAGAAAACCGCCTTCGGGACCCCTGAGGGGCTGACCGACCCCGAGAGTGAGGGCCCACACCCCAAAAGTCCGGGCACTAACGGTGTTCCTCTTTGGGACGGGCAAACAACATCCGGCCAGCCGCCGTCTGCAGGGCCTTGGTCACCACCACCTCGATCTCCTGCCCGATATAAGGTTCGCCCTGTTCCACCACGATCATGGTGCCGTCTTCCAGATAGGCCACGCCCTGATCCGGTTCCTTCCCCGGCTGGATGACCTCGACCGTCAAACTTTCGCCGGGGAGGTAAACCGCCTTGACCGCGTTGGCCAGTTCGTTGATGTTCAACACCTGAACGCCCTGCAACTCGGCAATGCGGTTGAGATTGTAATCGTTGGTCAACACGGCGGCCTTCAACTGTCGGGCCAGGATGAGCAACTTGTCGTCCACATCCCGCACATCGCGCACATCCATGTCGGTGATGCGTACCGGGATGTTGGGGTCCTGCATCAGTTCGTTGAGGATATCCATGCCGCGCCGACCGCGCTGGCGGCGCAGGGGGTCCGGCGAATCGGCAATGTGCTGCAACTCCTGCAGCACGAAGCGCGGGATGACCAACACTCCCGAAAGGAAGCCGGTGCGGGCGATGTCGGCCACCCGACCGTCGATGATGACGCTGGTGTCCAGCAAAATCATCCGCTGGCCGCCTTCGCCGGCCGCCTCGCTCTCAGGTCGCACCACCCAGCGAATGACCCAAAACAGGTCATTTTGGCGCATGACGAACACCGCCACCCCCAGATAGGCAAACACCACGGCGACCACGAAAGGCAACCAGTTGCTGAAAGGCGCCGGCAACCGTGACAGGGGGAAGGAGACCAGGATGGCGATGAACAGCCCCACGGCCAAACCAGACAGCCCGGCAAAAAGGGTCTGCGGCGAAAGGCGCCCCAACCAACGCCGAGCCCACCCTAACGGGCGAGTGGTGAAATAAGGTGTCATGATCAAACCAAACAAAGCGCCCAGCAGGGCAAACAAAATGGCATAAGTGACCTTGTCTCCCCCGATCAAATGGCCCAAACGAATGCCGCCATACACACCGGCCACACCGAAACCTACGAAGCCCAAAAGACGAAAGATAAATTCAACACTCATACCCCTGCTCCGGATAAATCCTGATAAATCCGAACACGATCGCGCCGCCCCGAAAGCCGTTTCCCTTCCCCCATGGCCTTTGAGCGGCCTCACAG includes the following:
- a CDS encoding TRAM domain-containing protein yields the protein MSVEFIFRLLGFVGFGVAGVYGGIRLGHLIGGDKVTYAILFALLGALFGLIMTPYFTTRPLGWARRWLGRLSPQTLFAGLSGLAVGLFIAILVSFPLSRLPAPFSNWLPFVVAVVFAYLGVAVFVMRQNDLFWVIRWVVRPESEAAGEGGQRMILLDTSVIIDGRVADIARTGFLSGVLVIPRFVLQELQHIADSPDPLRRQRGRRGMDILNELMQDPNIPVRITDMDVRDVRDVDDKLLILARQLKAAVLTNDYNLNRIAELQGVQVLNINELANAVKAVYLPGESLTVEVIQPGKEPDQGVAYLEDGTMIVVEQGEPYIGQEIEVVVTKALQTAAGRMLFARPKEEHR